Proteins encoded by one window of Lathyrus oleraceus cultivar Zhongwan6 chromosome 1, CAAS_Psat_ZW6_1.0, whole genome shotgun sequence:
- the LOC127083501 gene encoding pathogenesis-related protein 1: MGAFSLSCVLALIFIVDNHIAHAQDSPADYVNTHNAARSKIDTNVRIPNIVWDNNIAAFAQNYANRRKDCKLIPSGSGGRYGEYPGENLAVSKGDMTGVEAVKLWVDEKFNYDYNSNSCVGGECLHYTQVVWKHSQRVGCGKVKCDNGGTFITCNYDPPGNIVGQLPY; the protein is encoded by the coding sequence ATGGGTGCATTTTCTCTATCGTGTGTCTTGGCCTTAATATTCATTGTTGACAATCACATTGCACATGCCCAGGACTCGCCAGCAGATTACGTGAACACCCACAATGCAGCAAGATCAAAAATTGATACCAATGTTCGAATTCCAAATATTGTCTGGGACAACAATATTGCTGCGTTTGCACAAAACTATGCTAATCGAAGGAAGGATTGTAAGTTGATCCCCTCCGGTAGTGGTGGTCGTTACGGCGAGTATCCTGGCGAGAATCTTGCGGTGAGCAAAGGTGACATGACTGGCGTAGAGGCAGTGAAATTATGGGTGGATGAGAAATTCAACTATGATTATAATAGTAACTCATGTGTTGGTGGTGAATGCCTTCATTATACTCAGGTGGTTTGGAAACATTCACAACGTGTTGGGTGTGGTAAGGTGAAATGTGATAATGGAGGAACATTCATTACTTGCAATTATGATCCACCTGGTAACATTGTTGGCCAATTGCCATACTAA
- the LOC127115284 gene encoding uncharacterized protein LOC127115284, with protein sequence MTLNYLQASLESREMQMNEKSSGTFEQALKAQTNVRNEGPVQRRPNHFQRGHSSKDTCSNNHLSGNKELFSNLDESFRNVVKLDDNSKLQVLGKGKIAIRLKDGYLNYISDVLYVPSICQNLLSVGQLAEKGYDLNFNKRGCTINDAEICLIANTDMSRNCLFPMNIKYSANMCCKIVSTDDNWV encoded by the exons ATGACTTTAAATTATTTGCAAGCATCTTTGGAGTCACGTGAGATGCAGATGAACGAGAAATCAAGTGGCACATTTGAGCAAGCTTTAAAAGCTCAAACAAATGTGAGAAATGAGGGACCTGTGCAAAGAAGGCCAAACCACTTTCAAAGAGGACATAGTTCCAAAG ATACTTGTTCCAATAACCATTTAAGTGGGAATAAGGAACTATTTAGTAACTTAGATGAAAGTTTCCGCAACGTAGTCAAGCTCGATGATAATTCAAAACTTCAAGTTTTGGGAAAAGGAAAGATCGCCATCAGATTGAAGGATGGATACTTGAATTATATTTCTGATGTATTATATGTACCTAGTATATGTCAAAATCTCTTAAGCGTTGGACAACTTGCTGAGAAAGGCTATGATTTAAACTTCAATAAAAGAGGTTGCACTATCAATGATGCTGAGATATGCCTCATAGCAAACACAGACATGTCAAGGAATtgtctatttccaatgaacatCAAGTATAGTGCTAATATGTGTTGCAAAATTGTATCTACTGATGATAATTGGGTTTGA
- the LOC127115283 gene encoding probable LRR receptor-like serine/threonine-protein kinase At1g53420 has protein sequence MTIFSRIFFLSLIAIWYISLTAFGATTIHPDEKKALEAIAKSLGKKDWDFNIDPCSNKPNWVTPTIPHVYDNNVTCDCSVANDNFCKFLVTLHFTEKKNIEIHNNQFSGNLPSEFGSLTKIQTLRFSSNNFSGELPATFGKLTTLLEFRIDDNQFTGKIPDYIRNWTSINTLMIQGSGLSGPIPSGISFLKNLTELRISDLNGPESAPLPQLNNNTLLKTLVLRNCNINGPLPEYLGTMTKLQHISLTDLSFNKLSGTIPKSYGDMIGANYIFLTGNLLTGEVPSFGKKTNFDLSYNNFNISQGNPICQNENVNLFSPSWARNNIGTDSCLKFVCQKPSTSLYINCGGNQVIVNGKTYEDDSSLGGPATFHAYPTGNKAFSTTGVFLGSAQAGETYSPQNISKLTMEDPQLYTRARISPISLTYYGFCLQNGSYTVNLHFAEIMIPDDLTYGSLGRRVFDIYLQEKLVQKDFNIAKEAGGVGKKIIKQFNNVLVTSNTLEIRLYWAGKGSQTLLNSSVRDALISAISVELSDFQPGNIAAKEAVQILVATITNIDEYNFF, from the exons ATGACAATTTTCTCTCGAATTTTCTTTCTTTCACTCATTGCCATTTGGTACATATCTCTTACAGCGTTTGGAGCTACTACTATTCACCCGGATGAAA AGAAAGCTCTTGAAGCGATAGCTAAATCACTTGGTAAGAAGGATTGGGACTTCAATATTGATCCGTGCAGCAACAAACCTAATTGGGTTACGCCTACCATACCTCATGTCTATGATAACAATGTCACTTGTGATTGCTCTGTTGCCAATGATAATTTTTGTAAGTTTCTCGTTACCCTCCATTTCACGGAGAAAAAAAACAT CGAGATACATAACaatcaattttctggaaatctACCTTCTGAGTTTGGTTCTCTAACCAAAATTCAAACACT GCGATTTTCGTCTAACAATTTTTCCGGAGAACTACCTGCTACATTCGGCAAGCTCACTACATTGCTAGAATT CCGAATTGATGACAACCAATTCACCGGAAAGATACCAGATTATATTCGGAATTGGACAAGTATTAACACCCT AATGATTCAAGGAAGTGGATTAAGTGGGCCGATTCCTTCTGGAATTTCATTTTTGAAAAACTTAACTGAATT GAGAATTAGTGATTTGAATGGTCCTGAATCTGCACCTTTGCCACAGCTGAATAATAACACATTGTTAAAAACACT AGTTCTGAGGAATTGCAACATCAACGGACCACTACCCGAATACCTTGGGACTATGACAAAATTACAAC ATATCTCTCTCACAGACCTCAGCTTTAACAAATTAAGTGGAACAATTCCGAAGAGCTATGGTGACATGATCGGTGCCAATTACAT ATTTTTAACTGGAAACCTTCTCACCGGAGAAGTGCCTTCTTTTGGAAAGAAAACTAACTT TGATCTTTCATACAATAACTTCAACATCAGCCAAGGGAATCCAATATGTCAAAATGAAAATGT GAACTTATTTTCTCCTTCATGGGCACGCAATAACAT AGGAACAGATTCATGTTTGAAATTTGTTTGTCAGAAGC CCTCAACCTCTCTTTATATAAATTGTGGTGGAAATCAAGTAATAGTCAATGGAAAAACTTACGAAGATGATTCGAGTTTAGGTGGACCGGCAACATTCCATGCATATCCAACCGGAAATAAGGCATTTAGCACCACAGGTGTATTCCTTGGAAGTGCACAAGCTGGAGAAACTTATTCCCCACAAAATATCTCTAAACTTACTATGGAAGACCCCCAATTATACACACGTGCTCGTATTTCTCCTATTTCTTTGACTTATTATGGATTTTGTCTGCAAAATGGTAGTTACACAGTAAATCTACATTTTGCTGAAATAATGATCCCAGATGATCTAACTTATGGTAGTCTGGGAAGACGTGTATTTGATATCTACCTTCAG GAAAAGTTAGTGCAAAAGGACTTCAATATTGCTAAAGAAGCAGGAGGAGTAGGCAAGAAAATCATAAAACAATTCAATAATGTTCTTGTTACTAGTAATACTCTCGAGATCCGCTTGTATTGGGCTGGTAAAGGGTCACAGACTCTCCTAAATTCTTCTGTACGTGATGCTCTTATATCTGCTATATCAGTAGAATTATCGG ACTTTCAACCTGGAAATATAGCTGCAAAAGAAGCCGTTCAAATTTTGGTTGCAACAATCACCAACATTGatgaatataattttttttga